A window from Brachyhypopomus gauderio isolate BG-103 chromosome 6, BGAUD_0.2, whole genome shotgun sequence encodes these proteins:
- the 42sp43 gene encoding P43 5S RNA-binding protein-like: MNQERLGKVDVVPRLQLFNCERAACGATFTRQWRLKEHETVHTGERPIKCPVEGCGLKFSRKSHLSRHELRHGERRIGCNVANCGKKFFNADNMKRHVRYIHGEKNKYFKCTFQNCQATFRKRRVLKLHLNEHGISKGFRCSKPACGSSFDTHVARKAHEKTHAGYRCPHSGCQVVERTWGRLQKHKAKHPVSFTCTVCKKSFGKRDALRRHRRSHALQKPVLLCPSKGCQAYFSTTFNLEHHIRKVHLQLLRHPCSFPGCTKSFAMRESLVRHLLHHDPDASKLKKRHKRSSKGWQKRLEGRRRGPLVEEDLRRLFALRMRVSRRAKVEANLSGLFNERKIPHHVEPEVNLRDLFSIKSHQQKVKA; encoded by the exons ATGAACCAGGAAAGACTGGGTAAAGTGGACGTTGTCCCGCGACTACAGCTGTTCAACTGTGAGCGCGCGGCATGTGGAGCCACGTTCACGCGCCAATGGCGCCTAAAGGAGCACGAGACGGTACACACCGGAGAG AGACCGATAAAATGTCCAGTGGAGGGGTGCGGGCTGAAGTTCTCACGCAAGTCTCACCTCAGCAGACATGAGCTGAGACACGGGGAGAGAAGAATCGG GTGTAACGTCGCAAACTGCGGCAAGAAGTTCTTTAACGCGGACAATATGAAGAGACACGTTCGTTACATCCATGGAGAGAAGAACAAGTACTTTAAG TGTACTTTTCAAAACTGCCAAGCTACATTTCGAAAGCGACGTGTGCTCAAACTTCACCTCAACGAACACGGCATTTCCAAAGGGTTCAG ATGCTCGAAGCCAGCTTGCGGATCATCGTTTGACACGCATGTTGCCCGAAAAGCTCACGAGAAGACCCACGCAG GGTATCGCTGTCCTCACTCTGGGTGTCAGGTAGTTGAACGTACTTGGGGGAGACTACAGAAGCACAAAGCCAAGCATCCAGTTTCCTTCACCTGCACGGTGTGTAAGAAGTCTTTCGGGAAGCGCGACGCCCTGCGCcggcacaggcggagccacgCCCTGCAGAAGCCGGTGCTGCTGTGCCCCAGCAAGGGCTGCCAGGCCTACTTCTCCACCACCTTCAACCTGGAGCACCACATCCGCAAGGTTCACCTCCAGCTGCTCCGACACCCGTGCTCCTTTCCCGGCTGCACCAAGTCATTTGCCATGcgg GAGAGTTTGGTTCGCCACTTGCTTCATCATGACCCTGATGCCAGCAAGCTGAAG aagcGGCACAAGCGCAGCAGCAAGGGCTGGCAGAAACGTCTGGAGGGCAGGAGACGGGGCCCCCTGGTGGAGGAGGACCTGCGGCGCCTGTTCGCGCTACGCATGCGCGTCTCACGCAGGGCCAAGGTGGAGGCCAACCTGTCCGGCCTCTTCAACGAACGCAAGATCCCACATCACGTGGAGCCTGAGGTCAACCTGCGGGACCTTTTCAGTATTAAATCTCATCAGCAGAAGGTGAAAGCCTAG